In Microtus ochrogaster isolate Prairie Vole_2 linkage group LG9, MicOch1.0, whole genome shotgun sequence, the following are encoded in one genomic region:
- the LOC101985925 gene encoding olfactory receptor 5D18-like, whose translation MWLSERNNSGAIFILLGFSDYPELKIPLFLVFLAIYSITVVANIGMILIIRINPKLHTPMYFFLSHLSFVDFCYSSIIAPKMLVNLVAKDKIISFIECIVQYFIFCVFVVTEAFLLVVMAYDRFVAICNPLLYTVVMSQKLCITLVMGSYAWGFTCSLTLTCSIVQLSFYGVNRIDHFFCEFSSLLALSSSDIHISQLLLFIFATFNAVSTLLIILLSYLFIVVTVLKMPSASGRRKAFSTCASHLTAITIFHGTILFLFCVPNSKNSRLTVKVGSLFYTVVIPMLNPLIYSLRNKDVQDTVTKIMTMLPRLKNDRHN comes from the coding sequence ATGTGGCTGTCAGAAAGAAACAATAGCGGGGCCATATTCATCCTCTTGGGCTTCTCAGATTACCCGGAACTGAAAATCCCACTCTTCTTAGTATTTCTCGCCATCTACAGCATCACTGTAGTAGCCAACATCGGCATGATCCTCATCATCAGAATTAACCCCAAActgcacacccccatgtacttcttcctcagccacCTCTCCTTTGTGGATTTCTGCTACTCCTCCATCATTGCTCCCAAGATGCTGGTGAACCTTGTTGCAAAagacaaaatcatttcatttatagAGTGTATAGTGCAATACTTTATATTTTGTGTCTTTGTGGTAACGGAAGCCTTCTTATTGGTGGTTATGGCTTATGACCGGTTTGTGGCTATCTGCAACCCTCTGCTCTACACAGTAGTTATGTCTCAGAAACTCTGTATTACATTGGTGATGGGATCATATGCATGGGGCTTTACATGTTCCTTGACACTGACATGTTCCATTGTTCAGTTATCTTTTTATGGTGTCAATAGAATCGATCACTTCTTCTGTGAATTCTCTTCACTGCTAGCCCTTTCTTCCTCTGATATTCACATCAGTCAATTACTGCTGTTCATTTTTGCCACTTTCAATGCTGTGAGCACACTTCTCATCATCCTTTTGTCTTACCTGTTTATTGTTGTTACTGTCCTCAAGATGCCTTCCGCCAGTGGGCGTCGTAAAGCTTTCTCCACCTGTGCATCTCACCTGACAGCCATCACCATCTTCCATGGtactattttattccttttttgtgtGCCTAACTCTAAGAACTCAAGACTCACAGTTAAAGTTGGCTCTCTGTTTTATACAGTGGTGATCCCCATGCTGAACCCCTTGATCTACAGTCTTAGAAATAAAGACGTCCAAGACACAGTCACCAAAATAATGACAATGTTACCACGTCTTAAGAATGATAGACACAATTAA
- the LOC101986212 gene encoding olfactory receptor 5L1-like: protein MVEGNCTSVAQFILQGFSDVPELSAVLSLVFLLIYGVTVLANLGMTALIQVSSQLCTPMYFFLSHLSFVDFCYSSIIVPKMLANIFNKDKAISFQACMVQFYLFCTCVVTEVFLLAVMAYDRFVAICNPLLYMVIMSPKLRMVLVSGCYLCASVCSLIHLCLALEIPAFSSNVIDHFFCDLPPLLSLACSDVTVNKVLLFVVATFNESFSIVIIFTSYLFILITILRMSSAEGRRKAFSTCASHLTAITIFHGTILSIYCPSTSENSGDANKVATVFYTVVIPMLNPLIYSLRNKDVKGALRKVVNSKIYS from the coding sequence ATGGTTGAGGGAAACTGCACCTCTGTGGCACAATTCATTCTCCAGGGATTTTCAGATGTCCCTGAGTTGAGTGCTGTCCTCTCTCTGGTGTTTCTTCTCATTTATGGTGTCACTGTCTTGGCCAACCTGGGCATGACTGCTTTGATTCAGGTCAGCTCTCAACTGTGCACCccaatgtacttcttcctcagccatCTGTCCTTTGTGGATTTCTGTTACTCCTCCATCATTGTGCCTAAAATGCTGGCTAACATCTTCAATAAGGACAAAGCCATATCGTTCCAAGCATGTATGGTCCAGTTCTATCTGTTTTGCACGTGTGTAGTCACGGAAGTCTTCTTGCTGGctgtgatggcctatgaccgctttGTAGCCATTTGTAATCCACTACTCTACATGGTCATCATGTCCCCAAAGCTCCGCATGGTACTGGTGTCTGGCTGCTACCTCTGTGCATCAGTGTGTTCTCTGATTCACTTGTGCTTAGCCCTTGAGATCCCGGCATTTAGTTCAAATGTCATCGaccacttcttctgtgatctgCCTCCTCTCTTAAGTCTGGCTTGCTCTGATGTCACTGTTAATAAGGTGCTGCTGTTTGTTGTAGCCACCTTCAATGAGAGCTTTAGTATTGTGATTATCTTCACCTCCTACTTGTTTATTCTCATCACCATCCTGAGAATGAGCTCTGCAGAGGGGAGGCGCAAAGCCTTCTCTACCTGTGCCTCCCATCTCACAGCCATCACCATCTTCCATGGAACAATTCTTTCTATCTATTGTCCATCCACTTCAGAAAACAGTGGGGATGCCAATAAAGTTGCCACAGTGTTCTACACTGTAGTGATTCCTATGCTGAATCCCTTGATCTACAGCCTGCGAAACAAGGACGTGAAAGGTGCTCTCAGAAAAGTTGTAAACTCTAAGATATATTCCTAA